A genomic segment from Nocardiopsis sp. Huas11 encodes:
- a CDS encoding MFS transporter, giving the protein MPTTPPHGQGEAPPLGRSFHRFWTGSLASNLADGVMLTALPLLAAALTQDPLAVSALTAARYLPWLLFGLFAGALVDRVDRVRAMVGANLLRAAAIVVLAVLTATGHAGVALLCAVMFTVMTCEIVYDLAGRALLPALARGSVDRANGRLVAGREVMEEFVGAPTAGFLFVVAAALPLAVNAGAYVLGAVVLLGLPAAVRRPTTVRRSPGRPGGNGVDGAADGTGGGAAGGTGGASGDTTGAAPRTGAVRSVLRDVGEGLRFIFRDPPLRGLVLFSSAVNLAAGAQLAVFVLLVRTHFGVPEALYGVFLAVAAVGAIGGAVLASRVGARLGRFRGIVGGFLGQAGLCAVFALAPGPVVAALAWALVAAASTLAATLSSGVLQQIVPERLLGRVMGARRMLGVGLIPVGALVGGALGRIDLRLPLLFAAAVFAVATLLALRHLRTTSERADEAERTARREASGAAE; this is encoded by the coding sequence ATGCCGACCACTCCCCCGCACGGCCAGGGCGAGGCGCCCCCGCTCGGCCGCTCCTTCCACCGGTTCTGGACCGGCTCCCTGGCGAGCAACCTCGCCGACGGCGTCATGCTCACCGCCCTGCCACTGCTCGCCGCCGCCCTCACCCAGGACCCGTTGGCGGTGTCCGCCCTCACCGCCGCCCGCTACCTGCCCTGGCTGCTCTTCGGGCTGTTCGCCGGCGCGCTCGTGGACCGGGTCGACCGCGTCCGGGCCATGGTCGGCGCGAACCTGCTGCGCGCCGCCGCGATCGTCGTCCTGGCGGTGCTCACCGCCACCGGGCACGCCGGCGTCGCGCTGCTCTGCGCGGTGATGTTCACCGTGATGACCTGCGAGATCGTCTACGACCTCGCGGGCCGGGCGCTCCTGCCCGCGCTCGCCCGGGGCTCGGTGGACCGGGCCAACGGGCGGCTGGTGGCCGGGCGCGAGGTGATGGAGGAGTTCGTCGGGGCGCCGACGGCGGGATTCCTCTTCGTCGTCGCCGCGGCGCTGCCCCTGGCGGTGAACGCGGGCGCCTACGTCCTGGGCGCGGTGGTGCTGCTCGGCCTCCCCGCGGCCGTCCGGCGACCGACCACCGTGCGGCGCTCCCCGGGCCGCCCCGGAGGCAACGGCGTGGACGGTGCGGCCGACGGCACGGGCGGCGGTGCGGCCGGCGGCACGGGCGGCGCGTCCGGTGACACGACCGGCGCCGCGCCCCGGACCGGAGCCGTGCGCTCGGTGCTCCGCGACGTCGGCGAGGGACTGCGGTTCATCTTCCGCGACCCGCCCCTGCGCGGCCTCGTGCTCTTCTCCTCGGCGGTGAACCTCGCGGCCGGCGCCCAGCTCGCCGTGTTCGTCCTCCTGGTCCGGACGCACTTCGGCGTGCCGGAGGCCCTCTACGGCGTCTTCCTCGCCGTGGCGGCCGTCGGGGCGATCGGCGGAGCCGTCCTGGCGAGCCGGGTCGGGGCGCGCCTGGGCCGGTTCCGCGGCATCGTCGGCGGCTTCCTGGGCCAGGCGGGGCTGTGCGCGGTGTTCGCCCTGGCGCCCGGCCCGGTGGTGGCCGCGCTCGCGTGGGCGCTCGTGGCCGCCGCGAGCACCCTGGCGGCCACCCTGTCCTCCGGCGTGCTCCAGCAGATCGTCCCGGAGCGGCTCCTGGGCCGGGTGATGGGTGCCCGCCGCATGCTCGGTGTCGGGCTGATCCCCGTCGGCGCCCTGGTCGGCGGTGCTCTGGGCAGGATCGACCTGCGCCTGCCCCTGCTGTTCGCCGCGGCGGTCTTCGCGGTCGCCACGCTGCTGGCCCTGCGGCACCTGCGCACGACGTCGGAGCGCGCGGACGAGGCCGAACGCACCGCGCGGCGGGAGGCGAGCGGTGCCGCCGAGTGA
- a CDS encoding DEAD/DEAH box helicase family protein, translating into MPDTDREGPPGPEGLRAPEPSVFAAAAWPGEFRPYQDDALSEVASRWADGHRRTWVVLPPGAGKTLVGLEAARRLGRRTVVFAPNIAIQGQWITHWEAYDRPDGGTAGTGRALEDDLNVLTYQSLAVFDPEAETDGSGSVRDRLHPNGQALVRALHDAGPLTVVLDECHHLLQVWGRLLAEILDELPDAHVIGLTGTPAASLTRTEKKLVERLFGEPITGASVPALVRDGYLAPFAELAYVTVPNALEREYLAEEGLRFTEMCAELLTSGFAETDFLAWIDVRFVDRFTAGQDEADWNRLANERPEEADAVLRLHHAGLCALPRGARPSERHRHPPDADDWAALLKDYERHCLDPDNERNTAARQSIRAALPTVGYQLTRRGIRATASPVDRVLARSAAKSQATVEIVDTESDALGDRLRALVLCDQERARTPRALRGVLAEDAGSAWLQLALLVEDPRTAFLNPVMITGRTVATSPWTSDALVGFVRAERPDLDLDVREVDGLHVIEGTWPPRTRIGLVTRFLDWAGCRVLVGTRALLGEGWDARGINVVVDLTTSTTATAVLQGRGRALRLDPSWPEKTAHTWTVVCVSHDHPKGDADWNRFVRKHEGYLALGTDGGVVSGVAHVDARLSPYEPPPEGEADAINARMLIRAGAREETREQWRLGEPYDDTLTAALRVWERQAPSGHGGVLAPGGASAHGGARTHGGVSAGAEVPALGSPPAVLPAAAGAVRGATPPGDSETTPTHATVVVRSLSVVVGFVLGVSLGPLQAGVLMALLCLAASELVAAGARRMARVRQARHLLEQAREPIGIDRFACAVADALRYAGHSEVGSEGVRVHVDTAGVHQCTLTGAGPEAAEKFAVALEEVLNPVVANERFMAAGLNRWYLAIRHELPVPGSAREEREWARAQARGDAAPNRRVYHAVPHVFERRLKGPPQDFERAWNRWVSPEPLLYLLTIEAGDALTEYQEMPAEVTTGFGLIWS; encoded by the coding sequence ATGCCCGACACGGACCGCGAGGGACCGCCCGGCCCGGAGGGGCTGAGGGCCCCGGAACCATCGGTGTTCGCCGCGGCCGCGTGGCCCGGTGAGTTCCGGCCCTACCAGGACGACGCGCTGAGCGAGGTCGCCTCCCGATGGGCGGACGGCCACCGGCGTACCTGGGTGGTGCTGCCGCCCGGGGCCGGAAAGACCCTCGTCGGCTTGGAGGCCGCCCGCCGCCTCGGCCGCCGCACCGTCGTGTTCGCCCCCAACATCGCGATCCAGGGGCAGTGGATCACCCACTGGGAGGCCTACGACCGGCCGGACGGAGGCACGGCCGGAACCGGGCGGGCCCTGGAAGACGACCTCAACGTGCTGACCTACCAGTCGCTCGCCGTCTTCGACCCCGAGGCCGAGACCGACGGGAGCGGGTCCGTCCGCGACCGCCTGCACCCCAACGGCCAGGCGCTGGTGAGGGCCCTGCACGACGCCGGCCCGCTCACCGTGGTGCTCGACGAGTGCCACCACCTCCTCCAGGTGTGGGGGCGCCTCCTCGCCGAGATCCTGGACGAACTCCCCGACGCCCATGTCATCGGTCTGACCGGAACACCCGCCGCGAGCCTGACCAGAACCGAGAAGAAACTGGTCGAGCGCCTCTTCGGAGAGCCGATCACCGGCGCGTCCGTCCCTGCGCTCGTCCGCGACGGCTACCTGGCCCCGTTCGCGGAACTGGCCTACGTCACCGTGCCCAACGCGCTGGAGCGCGAGTACCTCGCCGAGGAGGGGCTCCGGTTCACGGAGATGTGCGCCGAACTGCTCACCTCCGGATTCGCCGAGACCGACTTCCTCGCGTGGATCGACGTGCGGTTCGTCGACCGCTTCACCGCCGGCCAGGACGAGGCCGACTGGAACCGGTTGGCGAACGAACGACCCGAGGAGGCCGACGCGGTCCTGCGGCTCCACCACGCCGGGCTCTGCGCGCTCCCCAGGGGCGCCCGGCCCTCGGAACGGCACCGCCACCCGCCCGACGCCGACGACTGGGCGGCGCTCCTGAAGGACTACGAGCGGCACTGCCTGGACCCGGACAACGAGCGGAACACGGCCGCGCGGCAGAGCATCCGGGCCGCCCTGCCGACCGTCGGGTACCAGCTCACCCGGCGGGGCATCCGGGCGACCGCCTCGCCCGTCGACCGTGTCCTCGCCCGCAGCGCCGCCAAGTCCCAGGCGACCGTGGAGATCGTGGACACCGAGTCCGACGCGCTCGGCGACCGGTTGCGCGCCCTGGTCCTGTGCGACCAGGAGCGCGCCCGCACACCGCGCGCCCTGCGCGGCGTCCTGGCCGAGGACGCCGGGTCGGCCTGGCTCCAACTGGCCCTGCTCGTGGAGGATCCGCGCACCGCCTTCCTCAACCCCGTCATGATCACCGGGCGCACGGTGGCGACCAGCCCGTGGACCAGCGACGCCCTCGTCGGCTTCGTCCGAGCCGAGCGCCCCGACCTCGACCTGGACGTCCGGGAGGTGGACGGACTCCACGTCATCGAAGGGACGTGGCCGCCGCGCACCCGCATCGGGCTGGTGACCCGCTTCCTGGACTGGGCGGGCTGCCGGGTCCTGGTCGGGACCAGGGCGCTCCTCGGCGAGGGGTGGGACGCGCGGGGGATCAACGTGGTCGTGGACCTGACGACCTCGACCACGGCGACGGCGGTCCTGCAGGGCCGGGGCAGGGCCCTGCGACTGGACCCCTCCTGGCCGGAGAAGACCGCGCACACGTGGACGGTCGTGTGCGTGAGCCACGACCACCCCAAGGGCGACGCGGACTGGAACCGGTTCGTCCGCAAACACGAGGGCTACCTGGCGCTGGGCACCGACGGCGGTGTGGTGAGCGGGGTGGCGCACGTCGACGCCCGCCTCTCCCCGTACGAACCGCCGCCGGAAGGGGAGGCGGACGCGATCAACGCGCGCATGCTCATCCGGGCGGGGGCCCGCGAGGAGACGCGCGAGCAGTGGCGGCTGGGGGAGCCGTACGACGACACGCTGACCGCCGCGCTGCGGGTCTGGGAGAGGCAGGCGCCCTCCGGACACGGCGGGGTCCTCGCGCCCGGCGGGGCCTCCGCGCATGGTGGGGCTCGCACGCACGGTGGCGTCTCCGCGGGCGCTGAGGTCCCCGCGCTCGGCTCGCCGCCCGCCGTGCTTCCCGCCGCCGCGGGCGCGGTGCGCGGGGCGACGCCTCCCGGAGACTCGGAGACCACCCCGACGCACGCCACCGTGGTGGTCCGGTCGCTTTCGGTGGTCGTCGGCTTCGTGTTGGGGGTGTCCCTCGGCCCGTTGCAGGCCGGGGTGCTGATGGCTCTGCTCTGCCTGGCGGCCTCAGAGCTGGTGGCGGCCGGAGCCCGGCGCATGGCGCGGGTACGCCAAGCCCGGCACCTGCTGGAACAGGCCAGGGAACCCATCGGGATCGACAGGTTCGCGTGCGCCGTCGCCGACGCGCTCAGGTATGCCGGACACTCCGAGGTGGGGTCCGAGGGGGTTCGGGTCCATGTGGACACGGCGGGTGTGCACCAGTGCACTCTGACCGGCGCGGGGCCCGAGGCCGCCGAGAAGTTCGCCGTGGCCTTGGAGGAGGTGCTCAACCCGGTCGTGGCCAACGAGCGGTTCATGGCAGCCGGACTCAACCGCTGGTATCTGGCGATCCGTCACGAGCTGCCCGTTCCCGGCTCGGCGCGGGAGGAGCGCGAGTGGGCCCGTGCCCAGGCCCGGGGCGACGCCGCGCCGAACCGGAGGGTCTACCACGCGGTTCCCCACGTGTTCGAGCGCCGGTTGAAGGGGCCGCCCCAGGACTTCGAGAGGGCCTGGAACAGGTGGGTGAGCCCGGAACCCCTCCTCTACCTGCTCACGATCGAGGCCGGTGACGCTCTGACCGAGTACCAGGAGATGCCCGCCGAGGTGACCACAGGGTTCGGGCTCATCTGGAGTTGA
- a CDS encoding FAD-binding protein, translating into MPTPHAPLRNWAGNVTFASPRVHRPTTVDELRRLVRDAARIRALGSGHSFNLVADSDHDLVRMDGLPVVTEVDPAASTVTVSGGLRYADLAVALHREGYALANLASLPHISVAGSCATGTHGSGDGQRCLSAAVRALELVGPDGEARWLGRDTHPDVFPGAVVALGALGVVTRLTLEIEPAYEMTQWVRVGVPLDEVADRLDDVFGAATSVSLFTDWHAGEGDVWLKNRTDRPEGGWLGGRAASGPMHPVPGMPPEPSTEQMGTVGSWFERLPHFRPELPPSAGDELQSELYLPREAAPAAFAALRGIGHLIAPALHISEVRTIRADDLWLSPAYGRDTVAFHFTWRKDPATVLPVLSAVEDLLVPLGARPHWGKLTALAPADVIRGYERGPDFARLAQELDPDGKFRNAFTDALFPRV; encoded by the coding sequence ATGCCCACGCCGCACGCACCGCTCCGCAACTGGGCCGGGAACGTCACCTTCGCCAGTCCGCGGGTGCACCGTCCCACCACCGTCGACGAGCTGCGCCGACTCGTCCGGGACGCCGCCCGCATCCGCGCCCTCGGCAGCGGCCACTCCTTCAACCTCGTCGCCGACTCCGACCACGACCTGGTCCGGATGGACGGCCTGCCCGTGGTGACGGAGGTCGACCCGGCCGCCTCCACCGTCACCGTCTCCGGCGGCCTGCGCTACGCCGACCTGGCCGTCGCCCTGCACCGCGAGGGCTACGCGCTGGCCAACCTGGCCTCGCTGCCGCACATCTCCGTCGCGGGCTCCTGCGCGACCGGCACCCACGGGTCCGGTGACGGGCAGCGCTGCCTGTCCGCCGCCGTACGCGCCCTGGAACTCGTCGGCCCGGACGGCGAAGCCCGGTGGCTGGGCCGCGACACCCATCCGGACGTCTTCCCCGGAGCCGTGGTCGCCCTCGGCGCGCTCGGCGTGGTCACCCGGCTCACGCTGGAGATCGAGCCCGCCTACGAGATGACCCAGTGGGTGCGGGTCGGGGTGCCACTGGACGAGGTGGCCGACCGGCTGGACGACGTGTTCGGCGCCGCCACCAGCGTCAGCCTCTTCACGGACTGGCACGCCGGTGAGGGCGACGTGTGGCTCAAGAACCGCACCGACCGGCCGGAGGGCGGCTGGCTCGGCGGGCGGGCCGCGTCCGGGCCGATGCACCCCGTCCCGGGCATGCCGCCCGAGCCCAGCACCGAGCAGATGGGCACCGTCGGCTCCTGGTTCGAGCGCCTGCCGCACTTCCGGCCCGAACTCCCCCCGAGCGCGGGCGACGAACTGCAGTCCGAGCTCTACCTACCGCGGGAGGCCGCCCCGGCCGCCTTCGCCGCGCTGCGGGGCATCGGGCACCTGATCGCCCCGGCGCTGCACATCTCGGAGGTGCGCACGATCCGCGCCGACGACCTGTGGCTGAGCCCCGCGTACGGCCGGGACACCGTCGCCTTCCACTTCACCTGGCGCAAGGACCCGGCGACCGTGCTGCCCGTCCTCTCCGCCGTGGAGGACCTGCTCGTCCCCCTGGGGGCGCGGCCGCACTGGGGCAAGCTGACCGCGCTGGCCCCCGCGGACGTGATCCGCGGCTACGAGCGCGGCCCGGACTTCGCCCGCCTGGCCCAGGAGCTCGACCCGGACGGAAAGTTCCGCAACGCCTTCACCGACGCCCTCTTCCCCCGGGTGTGA
- a CDS encoding VOC family protein: MIGYLRAVAIDCPDPEALAGFYSELLGLPIIERSGGWVVIAGDDLPRVAFQSVPDHRPPAWPDPERPQQMHFDVWVDDIDSAEARVLELGATLLERVEDDPDNLFRVYADPAGHPFCLEFAE, from the coding sequence ATGATCGGATACCTGCGCGCTGTCGCCATCGACTGCCCGGACCCAGAGGCTCTCGCCGGGTTCTACTCCGAACTCCTGGGCCTGCCCATCATCGAGCGCTCGGGCGGCTGGGTGGTGATCGCCGGCGACGACCTGCCCCGGGTCGCCTTCCAGTCGGTCCCGGACCACCGTCCGCCCGCCTGGCCCGACCCGGAACGGCCCCAGCAGATGCACTTCGACGTGTGGGTGGACGACATCGACAGCGCCGAGGCCCGCGTCCTGGAGCTCGGCGCCACCCTGCTGGAACGGGTCGAGGACGACCCGGACAACCTCTTCCGTGTGTACGCCGACCCGGCGGGCCACCCGTTCTGCCTGGAGTTCGCCGAGTGA
- a CDS encoding TetR family transcriptional regulator has product MTVPAAVSRSDRASATREAILNAAERLFAEEGLFAVSNRRVSEAAGQGNNAAVGYHFGTKTDLVRAIAHRHNGPIERTRARMVAEVGETDDTRAWLACMVRPVTDHLADLGRPTWFARFSVQAMADPGYHRLMAEESLSSSSLRRALHGLQASTPHLTREVGEERREMFRHLVLNVCAVRERELAEGEPTRWPTWDDTATGLIDALYGLMTAPMTPIGTIRR; this is encoded by the coding sequence ATGACCGTGCCCGCCGCCGTCTCCCGGAGCGATCGCGCCAGCGCCACGCGCGAGGCCATCCTCAACGCCGCCGAACGCCTCTTCGCCGAAGAGGGGCTCTTCGCCGTCTCCAACCGCCGGGTGAGCGAGGCCGCCGGACAGGGCAACAACGCCGCCGTCGGGTACCACTTCGGCACCAAGACCGACCTCGTCCGGGCCATCGCCCACAGGCACAACGGGCCCATCGAGCGGACCCGCGCGCGCATGGTCGCCGAGGTGGGCGAGACCGACGACACCCGGGCCTGGCTGGCCTGCATGGTCCGCCCGGTGACCGACCACCTGGCCGACCTCGGCCGGCCCACCTGGTTCGCGCGCTTCAGCGTGCAGGCCATGGCCGATCCCGGGTACCACCGGCTGATGGCGGAGGAGTCGCTGTCCTCGTCGTCGCTGCGCCGCGCCCTGCACGGACTCCAGGCGAGCACTCCGCACCTGACGCGGGAGGTCGGCGAGGAGCGCCGCGAGATGTTCCGGCACCTGGTCCTCAACGTCTGCGCCGTCCGCGAGCGCGAACTCGCCGAGGGCGAGCCCACCCGGTGGCCGACGTGGGACGACACGGCGACCGGTCTGATCGATGCCCTGTACGGGCTGATGACGGCCCCCATGACCCCGATCGGCACGATCCGCCGCTAG
- a CDS encoding MFS transporter: protein MSQANGADGAPTAPAASKPTAVIAVLAFAGITVSLMQTVIIPIVPRLPELLGTSAAQAAWVVTATLLAGAVATPVAGRLGDMYGKRRVLLVSLGLLIAGSVLAALSSSLMPMVVARALQGLAAGVIPLGISVMRDTVPAERLGSATAAMSASLGVGGALGLPASALLVEYADWHMLFWAAAAVGAVATVLVLVAVPESSVRSGGRFDLVGALGLSAALVCLLLGVSKGADWGWTSPTILGLFAAAVVVLFAWGAWELRSPRPLVDLRVTARPQVLMTNAASLVFGFSMFAMSLVLPQILQLPEATGYGLGQGLFQVGLVMAPSGLVMMAMAPVSSRLSRAAGPRTTLMAGAVVVAVGYGLATVLTAAPWQLVIVSSTIGAGIGLAYGAMPALIMAAVPVSQTAAANSLNTLMRAVGTSVSSAVAGVLLAHMTVPFAGTAVPSPEAFRTVLAVAGGAAVVALVVAAFIPGRRAATEDSAPAGDGREKEAAAGV from the coding sequence ATGTCCCAGGCCAACGGAGCCGACGGCGCGCCGACCGCGCCCGCCGCGTCCAAACCGACGGCGGTCATCGCCGTCCTGGCGTTCGCCGGCATCACCGTCTCCCTGATGCAGACCGTGATCATCCCGATCGTCCCCCGTCTGCCCGAACTCCTGGGCACCTCCGCCGCGCAGGCCGCCTGGGTCGTCACCGCCACCCTCCTCGCCGGTGCGGTGGCGACCCCCGTGGCCGGCCGGCTCGGTGACATGTACGGCAAGCGCCGCGTGCTGCTGGTCAGCCTGGGCCTGCTCATCGCGGGATCGGTCCTGGCGGCGCTGAGCTCGAGCCTGATGCCCATGGTGGTCGCCCGCGCGCTGCAGGGGCTGGCCGCGGGCGTGATCCCGCTGGGCATCAGCGTCATGCGCGACACCGTCCCGGCCGAGCGGCTCGGCTCGGCGACCGCGGCGATGAGCGCGTCGCTGGGCGTGGGCGGCGCCCTCGGCCTGCCCGCGTCGGCCCTGCTCGTCGAGTACGCCGACTGGCACATGCTCTTCTGGGCGGCGGCCGCCGTCGGCGCGGTCGCCACGGTGCTGGTCCTGGTCGCCGTCCCTGAGTCCTCGGTCCGCAGCGGCGGGCGGTTCGACCTCGTCGGTGCGCTCGGACTGTCGGCGGCCCTGGTGTGCCTGCTGCTGGGCGTGTCCAAGGGAGCCGACTGGGGGTGGACCAGCCCCACGATCCTGGGCCTGTTCGCCGCCGCGGTCGTCGTGCTGTTCGCGTGGGGCGCGTGGGAACTGCGCAGCCCGCGCCCGCTGGTCGACCTGCGCGTCACCGCCCGGCCCCAGGTGCTCATGACCAACGCCGCGTCCCTGGTGTTCGGCTTCTCGATGTTCGCGATGTCGCTGGTCCTGCCGCAGATCCTCCAGCTTCCCGAGGCCACCGGCTACGGCCTGGGCCAGGGCCTGTTCCAGGTCGGTCTGGTGATGGCGCCGTCCGGGCTGGTCATGATGGCCATGGCGCCGGTGTCCTCACGGCTCTCGCGGGCGGCCGGCCCCCGGACGACCCTCATGGCCGGAGCCGTGGTCGTCGCGGTCGGCTACGGCCTGGCCACCGTGCTCACGGCCGCGCCGTGGCAGCTGGTCATCGTGTCGAGCACGATCGGCGCCGGGATCGGACTCGCCTACGGCGCCATGCCCGCGCTGATCATGGCGGCGGTCCCGGTCTCCCAGACGGCGGCGGCCAACAGCCTCAACACCCTGATGCGGGCGGTGGGCACCTCGGTCTCCAGCGCGGTCGCGGGGGTCCTCCTGGCGCACATGACCGTCCCCTTCGCCGGCACCGCGGTGCCCTCCCCGGAGGCCTTCCGCACGGTCCTGGCCGTCGCGGGCGGCGCCGCGGTGGTCGCGCTGGTCGTCGCCGCGTTCATCCCCGGCCGCCGTGCGGCGACCGAGGACTCGGCGCCGGCCGGGGACGGCAGGGAGAAGGAAGCCGCCGCGGGCGTCTGA
- a CDS encoding excalibur calcium-binding domain-containing protein codes for MTNFPPQFNAQRPRTGMTPSQIVGVGCAGCLGVGVLLVLFTGCVSMLSEGSGGGAPSAVATVTVTERVTEEAETLATETVAATEEVEVEVEVTVTETETVTAEPETTGGGSGTGGGSDGGGASTYYDNCTAARAAGAAPVREGDPGYGAHLDRDGDGVGCE; via the coding sequence ATGACGAACTTCCCGCCCCAGTTCAACGCCCAGCGGCCGCGTACCGGCATGACCCCGTCCCAGATCGTCGGCGTCGGCTGTGCCGGCTGCCTCGGCGTCGGCGTCCTGCTGGTGCTGTTCACCGGCTGCGTGTCGATGCTCTCCGAGGGCTCGGGCGGCGGCGCCCCGTCCGCGGTCGCCACGGTCACCGTCACCGAGCGGGTGACCGAGGAGGCCGAGACCCTCGCCACGGAGACGGTCGCGGCGACCGAGGAGGTGGAGGTGGAAGTGGAGGTGACGGTCACCGAGACGGAGACCGTCACGGCCGAGCCGGAGACCACGGGAGGGGGATCCGGCACCGGTGGCGGCTCCGACGGCGGGGGCGCGAGCACGTACTACGACAACTGCACCGCCGCCCGTGCCGCGGGGGCGGCCCCGGTCCGCGAGGGCGACCCGGGCTACGGCGCCCACCTGGACCGCGACGGCGACGGCGTCGGCTGCGAGTAG
- a CDS encoding ABC transporter substrate-binding protein — protein sequence MLRSALRPLALLLAPSLLLTACGPSAGEQAAGSGSGDTTTIDNCGHEVSVQAPPERVVSLNQGTTEILLSLGLEDRVVGTATWTDPIMEGLEEANEGVPRLADDNPSFEAVLDAEPDFVTASFVSTLGTGGVATREQFEELGVPTYVSPTDCGTGKDNESGGDGSRSEPLTLDAVYGEIHDLARVFGVEERGDALVAELEGRVDAATADLDASDTSLMYWFSDSRSPYLAGCCGAPGAITRAVGAQNAFDDTHDEWPQINWETVADRDPDVIVLGDLTREAQTAESAEAKIEFLESDPATRNLTAVREGRYILLSGQAMNPSIRTVEGIEHVAAGLRDLGFTQ from the coding sequence ATGCTGCGTTCCGCGCTCCGGCCCCTCGCCCTCCTCCTCGCGCCGTCCCTCCTCCTGACCGCCTGCGGCCCGTCCGCGGGCGAACAGGCGGCTGGCTCCGGCTCCGGCGACACCACGACGATCGACAACTGCGGGCACGAGGTGAGTGTCCAGGCCCCGCCCGAACGCGTGGTCTCCCTCAACCAGGGCACCACCGAGATCCTGCTCTCCCTCGGCCTGGAGGACCGCGTCGTCGGCACGGCCACCTGGACCGACCCGATCATGGAGGGCCTGGAGGAGGCCAACGAGGGCGTCCCCCGGCTCGCCGACGACAACCCCTCCTTCGAGGCGGTGCTCGACGCCGAACCGGACTTCGTGACCGCCTCCTTCGTCTCCACGCTCGGCACCGGCGGCGTCGCCACCCGCGAACAGTTCGAGGAACTGGGCGTGCCCACCTACGTCTCCCCGACCGACTGCGGCACCGGCAAGGACAACGAGAGCGGGGGCGACGGCTCCCGCAGCGAACCCCTCACCCTCGACGCGGTCTACGGCGAGATCCACGACCTCGCGCGCGTCTTCGGGGTCGAGGAGCGCGGAGACGCGCTCGTCGCCGAGCTGGAGGGGCGCGTGGACGCGGCGACCGCGGACCTGGACGCCTCCGACACCTCCCTCATGTACTGGTTCTCCGACTCGCGGTCGCCCTACCTCGCCGGGTGCTGCGGCGCCCCCGGCGCCATCACGCGGGCGGTCGGTGCGCAGAACGCGTTCGACGACACCCACGACGAGTGGCCGCAGATCAACTGGGAGACCGTGGCCGACCGCGACCCCGACGTCATCGTGCTCGGCGACCTGACCCGCGAGGCCCAGACGGCGGAGTCCGCCGAGGCCAAGATCGAGTTCCTGGAGTCCGACCCGGCCACCCGCAACCTCACCGCGGTCCGGGAGGGCCGGTACATCCTGCTCAGCGGCCAGGCCATGAATCCCTCGATCCGCACGGTCGAGGGGATCGAGCACGTCGCCGCCGGTCTGCGGGACCTCGGGTTCACCCAGTGA
- a CDS encoding iron ABC transporter permease, producing the protein MSAARSALLTLGGLAVLAASVAVAVTIGPADITTADVWRSAAARLGLGDSGLTPLREGIVWNLRMPRTLLAAVCGAGLALCGAVMQSLLRNPLADPFVLGVSSGASTGAVLVIVLGWGGGVVSLSVGAFAGAVLSFAMVVVLAQTLGPTMDRVVLSGIAAMQLFGALTSFIVLTFADAETTRGVLFWLLGSLSGAGWTDVALCAAVLVVALAVCSAHTTTLDAFAFGEEAAASLGVRVARVRLLLLTVTALLTAALVSSAGAIGFVGLVLPHAARALTGSGHARLLPVTALAGAVFLVWVDTAARTLLDPKEIPVGVMTSLIGVPVFIAVLYRVRRTT; encoded by the coding sequence GTGAGCGCGGCGCGTTCGGCGCTGCTCACCCTCGGCGGACTCGCCGTCCTCGCGGCCTCGGTCGCGGTCGCCGTGACCATCGGTCCCGCGGACATCACCACGGCCGACGTCTGGCGCTCGGCGGCCGCGCGGCTGGGGCTGGGCGACAGCGGCCTCACGCCCCTGCGCGAGGGCATCGTGTGGAACCTGCGGATGCCCCGCACCCTGCTGGCCGCGGTGTGCGGCGCCGGGCTCGCGCTGTGCGGCGCCGTCATGCAGTCCCTGCTGCGCAACCCGCTGGCCGACCCCTTCGTGCTGGGGGTGTCCTCGGGCGCCTCCACCGGGGCGGTGCTCGTGATCGTGCTCGGATGGGGCGGCGGCGTGGTGTCGCTGTCGGTCGGTGCCTTCGCCGGGGCCGTGCTCTCCTTCGCGATGGTGGTCGTGCTGGCCCAGACCCTCGGACCGACCATGGACCGGGTGGTGCTGTCGGGGATCGCGGCCATGCAGCTGTTCGGGGCGCTGACCTCCTTCATCGTGCTCACCTTCGCGGACGCCGAGACGACCCGGGGCGTGCTGTTCTGGCTGCTGGGCTCGCTCAGCGGCGCCGGATGGACGGACGTGGCCCTGTGCGCGGCGGTGCTGGTCGTGGCGCTCGCCGTCTGCTCGGCGCACACCACCACCCTGGACGCCTTCGCCTTCGGCGAGGAGGCCGCGGCGAGCCTGGGCGTGCGGGTGGCCCGGGTCCGCCTGCTGCTCCTGACCGTCACCGCCCTGCTCACCGCGGCCCTGGTCAGCTCGGCCGGGGCGATCGGCTTCGTGGGACTGGTCCTGCCGCACGCCGCCCGCGCGCTCACCGGGTCGGGCCACGCGCGGCTGCTGCCCGTGACGGCGCTCGCCGGCGCCGTCTTCCTCGTGTGGGTGGACACCGCGGCGCGCACCCTCCTGGACCCCAAGGAGATCCCGGTGGGCGTGATGACCTCGCTCATCGGCGTGCCCGTCTTCATCGCCGTGCTGTACCGAGTCAGGAGGACGACATGA